One Paraburkholderia dioscoreae DNA segment encodes these proteins:
- the rpsI gene encoding 30S ribosomal protein S9 has product MIGNWNYGTGRRKSAVARVFIKAGKGEIIVNGKPIADYFSRETSLMIVRQPLELTNHGVTFDIKVNVNGGGETGQAGAVRHGITRALMDYDATLKPELSKAGFVTRDAREVERKKVGFHKARRRKQFSKR; this is encoded by the coding sequence ATGATCGGTAACTGGAATTACGGCACGGGCCGCCGCAAGAGCGCCGTCGCACGCGTCTTCATCAAGGCTGGCAAGGGCGAGATCATTGTAAACGGCAAGCCTATCGCCGATTACTTCTCGCGCGAAACGTCACTGATGATCGTGCGTCAGCCGCTGGAACTCACGAACCACGGCGTTACGTTCGACATCAAGGTCAACGTGAACGGTGGCGGTGAAACGGGTCAAGCCGGCGCGGTTCGCCACGGCATCACCCGCGCGCTGATGGACTACGACGCAACGCTGAAGCCGGAACTGTCGAAAGCTGGTTTCGTCACGCGTGACGCTCGTGAAGTCGAACGTAAGAAGGTCGGCTTCCACAAGGCGCGTCGCCGGAAGCAATTCTCGAAGCGTTAA
- a CDS encoding OsmC family protein, giving the protein MECKVSWMGQDGMAFAAETGSGHLVAMDGAPEGGGRNLAPRPMEMVLLGTGGCTAYDVVMILKKSRQEIAGCSVTLKAERASEDPKVFTKIHFHFTVTGKNLNPATVERAINLSHDKYCSASIMIAKTAELTHSFEIVAT; this is encoded by the coding sequence ATGGAATGCAAAGTAAGCTGGATGGGGCAAGACGGGATGGCGTTTGCAGCCGAGACGGGCAGCGGCCACCTGGTGGCGATGGACGGCGCGCCTGAAGGCGGCGGCCGCAATCTCGCGCCGCGTCCGATGGAAATGGTTTTGCTCGGCACCGGCGGCTGCACCGCCTACGACGTCGTGATGATCTTGAAGAAAAGCCGTCAGGAAATCGCCGGGTGTTCGGTCACGCTGAAGGCCGAACGCGCCAGCGAAGATCCGAAAGTGTTCACGAAGATTCACTTCCACTTCACTGTGACAGGCAAGAATCTCAACCCGGCCACGGTGGAACGCGCCATCAACCTGTCGCACGACAAATACTGCTCGGCCTCGATCATGATCGCCAAGACCGCCGAGCTGACGCACTCGTTCGAGATCGTCGCTACCTGA
- the dtd gene encoding D-aminoacyl-tRNA deacylase — protein MIALIQRVRRAEVRVADRVTGAIEAGLLALVCAERGDTEAAADRLLAKVLGYRVFSDAAGKMNLSVQNLDGAGRAGGLLLVSQFTLAADTNSGLRPSFTPAAPPDEGKRLFDYFVAAARAKHPIVETGEFGADMQVSLVNDGPVTFWLQTHA, from the coding sequence ATGATCGCGCTGATTCAACGCGTGCGGCGCGCGGAGGTGCGCGTGGCCGACCGCGTGACGGGCGCGATCGAGGCGGGTCTGCTCGCGCTCGTCTGCGCCGAACGCGGCGATACCGAGGCGGCGGCCGACCGGCTGCTCGCCAAGGTGCTCGGCTACCGCGTCTTTAGCGATGCGGCCGGCAAAATGAATCTCTCCGTGCAAAATCTCGACGGCGCCGGGCGCGCGGGCGGCCTGCTGCTCGTATCGCAGTTCACGCTGGCCGCGGACACCAACAGCGGCCTGCGTCCCAGCTTTACGCCGGCCGCGCCGCCCGATGAAGGCAAGCGCCTCTTCGATTATTTTGTCGCGGCAGCGCGGGCGAAACATCCGATCGTCGAGACCGGCGAATTCGGCGCCGATATGCAGGTGTCGCTCGTCAATGACGGGCCGGTCACGTTCTGGTTGCAGACGCACGCCTGA
- a CDS encoding DUF3025 domain-containing protein, translated as MQAREAEPPGFAAIDWTKPWFAPFAERGKRWQRAALTSYEALLAEMNADAGEIRQSTGRGQRLAFIAQDDLPPGAAYEAHIAATGCVPTRHNLHDFFNASMWFAFPHIKAALNARQSAAIDALGVGPSRGGVRDMLTLFDENALLFACADPALSAALRGFDWQTLLLARRDAWGAGCEVRCFGHALMEKLVVPFKACTGHAWIVDVPAAYFEWDAMKREAFLDDSVATALLGTDALTSRMFAPLPVLGIPGWWPDNESSVFYDDTSVFRTGRRAR; from the coding sequence ATGCAGGCGCGTGAGGCGGAGCCGCCGGGCTTCGCTGCCATCGATTGGACCAAGCCGTGGTTCGCGCCGTTCGCCGAACGCGGCAAGCGCTGGCAGCGGGCTGCGCTGACGAGCTACGAGGCATTGCTCGCGGAAATGAACGCCGACGCCGGAGAGATTCGGCAGAGCACAGGCCGTGGTCAACGCCTCGCGTTCATCGCGCAGGACGATCTGCCGCCCGGCGCGGCGTACGAGGCGCATATCGCGGCAACCGGCTGCGTGCCGACACGCCACAATCTGCACGACTTCTTCAATGCGTCGATGTGGTTCGCCTTTCCGCATATCAAGGCGGCACTGAACGCGCGTCAGTCGGCGGCGATTGACGCGTTGGGCGTTGGTCCGAGCCGCGGCGGCGTACGCGACATGCTGACCCTGTTCGACGAAAATGCGCTGCTGTTCGCATGCGCGGACCCTGCTTTGAGCGCGGCATTGCGTGGGTTCGACTGGCAGACGCTGCTGCTCGCCCGGCGCGATGCCTGGGGCGCAGGTTGCGAAGTGCGCTGCTTCGGCCATGCGCTGATGGAAAAGCTGGTTGTGCCGTTCAAGGCCTGCACGGGGCATGCGTGGATCGTCGATGTGCCGGCCGCATACTTTGAATGGGACGCCATGAAGCGCGAAGCGTTTCTGGACGACTCGGTCGCCACAGCGCTGCTGGGCACGGATGCACTGACGAGCCGGATGTTCGCGCCATTGCCCGTGCTGGGCATTCCGGGCTGGTGGCCGGACAACGAATCGTCCGTGTTTTACGACGACACGTCCGTGTTTCGCACGGGGCGGCGCGCGCGCTGA
- the rplM gene encoding 50S ribosomal protein L13 — MKTFSAKAHEVTREWYVIDATDKVLGRVASEVAHRLRGKHKPEFTPHVDTGDFIIVINAGKLRVTGNKATDKKYYRHSGYPGGIYETTFGKMQERFPGRALEKAVKGMLPKGPLGYAMIKKLKVYAEATHPHSAQQPKALEI, encoded by the coding sequence ATGAAGACGTTTTCCGCAAAAGCCCATGAGGTTACGCGTGAATGGTACGTGATTGACGCGACGGATAAAGTTCTCGGGCGTGTCGCCAGCGAAGTGGCACACCGTCTTCGCGGCAAGCACAAGCCTGAATTCACTCCGCACGTCGACACCGGTGATTTCATCATCGTTATCAACGCGGGTAAGTTGCGCGTCACGGGCAACAAGGCTACTGACAAGAAGTACTACCGTCACTCGGGCTACCCGGGCGGTATCTATGAAACGACGTTCGGCAAGATGCAGGAACGCTTCCCGGGCCGTGCGCTCGAGAAAGCGGTCAAGGGCATGCTGCCGAAGGGCCCGCTCGGCTACGCGATGATCAAGAAGCTGAAGGTCTACGCTGAAGCAACGCATCCGCATTCGGCACAACAGCCGAAAGCGCTCGAGATCTAA
- a CDS encoding anhydro-N-acetylmuramic acid kinase — MAQDPADGVYFGLMSGTSMDGVDGVAVRFAQGKPPMVLAEAFVGFAAGLRDALFALQQPGDNEIEREALAANALATRYAVCCHDLLHNSRVPAAEVRAIGVHGQTVRHRPEKGYTRQINNPALLAEMMHIDVIADFRSRDVAAGGQGAPLVPAFHATVFGAKNETRVVCNLGGISNITILNATGSVRGFDCGPANALLDEWAQRHLGKSFDENGHFAAGGQVDRALLNALLDEPFFSQQPPKSTGRDLFNADWLDAKLQPFAALTPADVQATLVALTAVTVAREIERHASDARAVYVCGGGARNPEILKALQQALEDSGVSGVPVMTTDALGVPPSQVEPLAFAWLAMRCVARRPGNLPAVTGASAERVLGAIYPR, encoded by the coding sequence GTGGCGCAAGACCCCGCAGACGGCGTCTACTTTGGATTGATGTCCGGAACGAGCATGGACGGCGTGGACGGTGTGGCCGTCAGGTTCGCGCAAGGCAAGCCGCCCATGGTGCTGGCCGAGGCGTTTGTCGGCTTTGCCGCGGGCCTGCGTGACGCACTGTTCGCGCTCCAGCAACCCGGAGACAACGAGATCGAGCGCGAGGCGCTGGCTGCCAATGCGCTCGCCACGCGTTACGCGGTGTGTTGCCATGACCTGCTGCACAACAGCCGTGTACCCGCCGCGGAGGTGCGTGCGATCGGCGTGCATGGGCAGACGGTGCGGCATCGGCCGGAAAAGGGTTATACGCGGCAGATCAACAACCCGGCGCTGCTCGCGGAAATGATGCATATCGACGTGATCGCCGATTTCCGCAGCCGCGACGTCGCGGCCGGCGGCCAGGGCGCGCCGCTCGTGCCGGCGTTTCACGCCACCGTATTCGGCGCGAAGAACGAAACTCGGGTGGTCTGCAATCTTGGCGGCATCAGCAATATCACGATCCTGAACGCGACCGGCAGCGTGCGCGGCTTCGACTGCGGGCCGGCCAACGCGCTTCTCGACGAATGGGCGCAGCGCCATCTAGGCAAGTCTTTCGACGAGAACGGCCATTTCGCGGCCGGCGGCCAGGTGGATCGCGCGCTGCTGAATGCCTTGCTCGACGAGCCGTTTTTCAGCCAGCAGCCGCCGAAAAGCACCGGCCGCGACCTGTTCAACGCTGATTGGCTCGATGCGAAGCTGCAGCCGTTTGCCGCGCTTACCCCCGCCGACGTGCAAGCGACGCTGGTCGCGCTCACCGCGGTGACGGTCGCACGCGAGATTGAACGGCACGCGTCGGACGCGCGAGCGGTCTACGTCTGCGGCGGCGGCGCGCGCAATCCGGAAATTCTGAAGGCCTTGCAGCAGGCATTGGAAGACAGCGGTGTCAGCGGCGTGCCCGTCATGACAACCGATGCGCTAGGCGTGCCGCCGAGCCAGGTGGAGCCGCTGGCGTTCGCCTGGCTCGCCATGCGCTGCGTGGCGCGTCGCCCGGGCAATTTGCCTGCGGTGACAGGCGCGTCCGCCGAGCGCGTGCTCGGCGCAATCTACCCGCGTTGA
- the pyrC gene encoding dihydroorotase, protein MTASNASLDSITLVRPDDWHLHVRDGAMLAAVLPDTARQFGRAIIMPNLKPPVTTTAMAQAYRERIVAAIPEGAKFEPLMTLYLTDNTPPDEIRRARESGFVHGVKLYPAGATTNSDAGVTDIMKCAKTLEVMQELGMPLLVHGEVTDSSIDLFDREKVFIDRVMTPLRRAFPALKVVFEHITTKDAVDYIREAGVAPELLGATITAHHLLYNRNAIFQGGIRPHYYCLPVLKRETHRVALVEAATSGNPRFFLGTDSAPHPKGLKEHACGCAGCYTALHALELYTEAFDKAGALDKLEGFASFFGADFYGLPRSEEKVTLRREEWTLPAELPVGDTPVVPLRGGESIGWRLV, encoded by the coding sequence ATGACCGCTTCCAACGCTTCCCTCGACTCCATCACGCTCGTCCGGCCGGACGACTGGCATCTGCACGTCCGCGACGGTGCGATGCTGGCTGCTGTGCTGCCGGACACCGCGCGCCAGTTCGGCCGCGCGATCATCATGCCGAACCTGAAGCCGCCGGTCACGACCACCGCAATGGCGCAGGCTTATCGCGAGCGCATCGTCGCCGCGATTCCCGAAGGCGCGAAGTTCGAACCGCTGATGACGCTGTACCTGACCGACAACACGCCGCCCGACGAAATCCGCCGCGCGCGTGAAAGCGGCTTCGTGCACGGCGTGAAGCTGTACCCGGCGGGCGCGACGACCAACTCGGACGCGGGCGTCACCGACATCATGAAGTGCGCGAAAACGCTCGAAGTGATGCAGGAACTGGGCATGCCGCTGCTGGTGCACGGCGAAGTGACGGATTCGTCAATCGATCTGTTCGACCGCGAGAAGGTGTTCATCGACCGGGTCATGACGCCGCTGCGCCGCGCGTTTCCGGCGCTGAAGGTGGTGTTCGAGCACATCACCACGAAAGACGCGGTCGACTATATCCGCGAAGCCGGCGTGGCGCCGGAACTGCTGGGCGCGACGATCACCGCGCATCACCTGCTGTACAACCGCAACGCGATCTTCCAGGGCGGCATTCGCCCGCATTACTACTGTTTGCCGGTGTTGAAACGGGAGACGCATCGGGTGGCGCTGGTCGAGGCGGCGACGTCGGGCAATCCGCGCTTTTTCCTCGGCACGGACAGCGCGCCGCATCCGAAGGGGCTGAAGGAGCATGCGTGCGGCTGCGCGGGTTGCTACACGGCGCTGCATGCTTTGGAGCTTTATACGGAAGCGTTCGACAAGGCCGGCGCACTGGACAAGCTCGAAGGCTTCGCGAGCTTTTTCGGCGCGGATTTCTATGGTCTGCCGCGCAGTGAAGAGAAAGTTACACTGCGTCGTGAGGAATGGACGCTGCCGGCCGAACTGCCGGTCGGCGATACGCCGGTCGTACCGCTGCGCGGCGGCGAGTCGATTGGCTGGCGCCTGGTTTAA
- the tyrS gene encoding tyrosine--tRNA ligase yields the protein MSTESTKPSPASAFPITDEVRHALAVTKRGVDELLIEDEFAQKLAKSAATGKPLRIKLGLDPTAPDIHIGHTVVLNKMRQLQDLGHTVIFLIGDFTSLIGDPSGRNATRPPLTREQIESNAKTYFEQAALVLDRDKTEIRYNSEWSMPLGADGMIKLASRYTVARILEREDFTKRFQSGVPISIHEFLYPLMQGYDSVALNADLELGGTDQKFNLLVGRELQKQYGQEQQCILTMPLLEGLDGVEKMSKSKNNYIGISEKPTDMFGKLMSISDVLMWRYFELLSFRPMEEIAGFKKETEAGRNPRDFKVMLGQEIVARFHSQADAERALEDFNHRAKGGVPDDIPAVTLAGAPLAIGQLLKQANLVPSTSEALRNIEQGGVKIDGATVSDKGLKIEAGEYVVQVGKRRFSRVTLTA from the coding sequence ATGAGCACCGAGTCCACCAAGCCTAGCCCCGCTTCCGCCTTCCCGATCACCGACGAAGTCCGTCACGCGCTCGCCGTCACGAAACGCGGAGTCGACGAACTGCTGATCGAAGACGAGTTCGCGCAAAAACTCGCGAAGAGCGCGGCGACCGGCAAACCGCTGCGCATCAAGCTCGGGCTCGATCCGACCGCACCGGACATCCACATCGGCCACACGGTCGTGCTGAACAAGATGCGCCAGTTGCAGGACCTCGGCCACACCGTGATTTTCCTGATCGGCGATTTCACCTCGCTGATCGGCGATCCGTCGGGCCGTAACGCCACGCGCCCGCCGCTCACGCGCGAGCAGATCGAATCGAACGCCAAGACGTATTTCGAGCAGGCCGCGCTCGTGCTCGACCGCGACAAGACCGAAATCCGCTACAACAGCGAATGGTCGATGCCGCTCGGCGCCGACGGCATGATCAAGCTCGCGTCGCGCTATACGGTGGCGCGGATTCTCGAACGCGAAGATTTCACCAAGCGTTTTCAGAGCGGCGTGCCGATCTCGATCCACGAGTTCCTGTACCCGTTGATGCAAGGCTACGACTCGGTCGCGCTGAACGCGGACCTCGAACTCGGCGGCACGGACCAGAAGTTCAACCTGCTCGTGGGCCGTGAGTTGCAGAAGCAATACGGCCAGGAACAGCAGTGCATCCTGACCATGCCGCTGCTCGAAGGGCTGGATGGCGTCGAGAAAATGTCGAAGTCGAAGAACAACTACATTGGCATAAGCGAAAAGCCGACCGACATGTTCGGCAAGCTGATGAGCATTTCCGACGTGTTGATGTGGCGTTACTTCGAACTGCTTTCGTTCCGGCCGATGGAAGAAATCGCCGGCTTCAAGAAAGAAACCGAGGCAGGCCGCAATCCGCGCGATTTCAAGGTGATGCTCGGCCAGGAAATCGTCGCGCGCTTCCACTCGCAAGCCGACGCTGAACGCGCGCTCGAAGACTTCAACCATCGTGCGAAGGGTGGCGTGCCGGACGATATCCCGGCCGTGACGCTCGCGGGCGCACCGCTCGCGATCGGCCAACTGCTCAAGCAGGCCAACCTCGTGCCGTCGACCAGCGAAGCGCTGCGCAACATCGAGCAGGGCGGCGTGAAGATCGATGGCGCGACCGTGTCCGACAAGGGCCTGAAAATTGAAGCCGGCGAGTACGTCGTGCAGGTCGGCAAGCGCCGTTTCTCACGCGTCACGCTGACGGCCTGA
- a CDS encoding oxygenase MpaB family protein: MSDQTRQPNSSSGLSQLLTRRLRSKLAAGVTHLTSGSGPTLDYSSPPGDPGLFGPDSVCWKVHADFTSMMTGGISALLLQALHPLALAGVWDHSTFRTDILGRLRRTATFIAGTTYGNRHDALALVERVKRIHLGVSGVAPDGRPYRASEPALLTWVHVAEVSSFMTAHLRYVNPSLPVAAQDQYFAETARIAEMLGASDIPRSRAEIDAYLQAMQPELVASERTRELVRILMNAPAPSASMRPAGVLMLNAGVDLLPDWAQAMLGFRRYAALRRAVTRPGVRLVAPVIRWALVNGVSKRARRRVAAGMREPE; encoded by the coding sequence ATGTCCGACCAAACCAGGCAGCCCAACTCATCCAGCGGTCTCTCGCAGCTTCTTACCCGCAGGCTCCGTTCAAAGCTGGCCGCCGGTGTCACGCATCTGACAAGCGGCAGCGGTCCCACGCTCGACTATTCTTCCCCTCCGGGCGACCCGGGCCTGTTCGGGCCGGACTCGGTGTGCTGGAAAGTGCACGCCGATTTCACGTCGATGATGACGGGCGGCATTAGCGCGCTCCTGCTCCAGGCATTGCACCCGCTGGCTCTTGCCGGCGTGTGGGACCACTCGACGTTTCGCACCGACATTCTCGGCCGCCTGCGGCGCACCGCGACTTTCATCGCGGGCACGACGTACGGCAACCGGCACGACGCGCTGGCGCTGGTCGAACGTGTGAAGCGCATTCATCTGGGCGTGAGCGGCGTCGCGCCTGACGGCCGGCCATATCGCGCGAGTGAGCCTGCGCTGCTGACGTGGGTGCATGTCGCCGAGGTGTCGAGTTTCATGACCGCGCACTTGCGCTATGTGAATCCGTCGCTGCCCGTTGCCGCGCAAGATCAGTATTTCGCGGAAACCGCGCGCATTGCCGAGATGCTCGGCGCGTCGGACATTCCGCGCTCGCGAGCTGAGATCGACGCTTACTTGCAGGCAATGCAGCCTGAGCTCGTAGCCAGCGAACGCACGCGCGAACTGGTGAGGATTCTGATGAACGCGCCCGCCCCGAGTGCATCGATGCGGCCGGCCGGCGTGTTGATGCTCAACGCCGGCGTCGACCTTCTGCCCGATTGGGCGCAGGCGATGCTGGGATTCCGGCGCTACGCGGCGCTTCGCCGCGCGGTCACGAGACCCGGCGTGCGGCTGGTCGCGCCGGTGATCCGCTGGGCGCTGGTGAATGGCGTATCGAAACGCGCGCGCCGCCGCGTGGCTGCGGGCATGCGCGAGCCGGAATAA
- the ruvA gene encoding Holliday junction branch migration protein RuvA codes for MIGRIAGVLLEKNPPHLLVDCNGVGYEVDVPMSTFYNLPSTGERVVLLTQMIVREDAHLLYGFGTAEERSTFRELLKISGIGARMALAVLSGMSVHELAQTVTMQDAARLTRVPGIGKKTAERLLLELKGKIGADLGAMAGAASASDHASDILNALLALGYSEKEALAAVKNVPAGTGVSEGIKLALKALSKG; via the coding sequence ATGATCGGTCGCATTGCCGGCGTTCTGCTGGAAAAAAACCCGCCGCATCTGCTCGTCGACTGCAACGGCGTCGGTTACGAAGTCGATGTGCCGATGAGCACGTTCTACAACCTGCCCTCCACCGGCGAACGCGTGGTGTTGCTCACACAGATGATCGTGCGCGAAGACGCGCATCTGCTGTACGGCTTCGGCACCGCCGAGGAACGCTCGACCTTCCGCGAACTGCTGAAAATCTCCGGCATTGGCGCACGCATGGCGCTGGCGGTGCTGTCGGGCATGAGCGTTCACGAACTCGCGCAGACCGTCACGATGCAGGACGCGGCGCGTCTGACGCGCGTGCCGGGCATCGGCAAGAAGACGGCGGAGCGGCTACTCCTCGAACTGAAGGGCAAGATCGGCGCAGACCTGGGCGCGATGGCGGGCGCGGCGTCGGCATCCGACCACGCCTCCGATATCCTGAACGCACTGCTCGCATTGGGTTACTCCGAAAAAGAAGCGTTGGCCGCCGTCAAGAACGTGCCGGCCGGTACCGGCGTTTCCGAAGGCATCAAGCTCGCATTGAAGGCGCTGTCCAAGGGCTGA
- the erpA gene encoding iron-sulfur cluster insertion protein ErpA: MNAVTDTPVTEMPAPFVFTDAAADKVKQLIEEEGNADLKLRVFVQGGGCSGFQYGFTFDEAVNEDDTVMNKSGVQLLIDSMSYQYLVGAEIDYKDDINGAQFVIKNPNATTTCGCGSSFSV, encoded by the coding sequence ATGAACGCAGTCACCGATACACCCGTGACCGAGATGCCCGCCCCCTTCGTTTTTACCGACGCAGCGGCTGACAAGGTCAAGCAACTGATCGAAGAAGAAGGCAATGCGGACCTCAAACTGCGCGTTTTCGTGCAGGGCGGCGGCTGCTCGGGCTTTCAGTACGGTTTTACGTTTGACGAAGCCGTCAACGAAGACGACACCGTCATGAACAAGAGCGGCGTCCAGCTGCTGATCGATTCGATGAGCTACCAGTATCTGGTGGGCGCTGAGATCGACTACAAGGACGATATCAACGGCGCTCAGTTCGTCATCAAGAACCCCAATGCTACGACCACCTGTGGTTGCGGCTCATCGTTCTCGGTGTGA
- the ruvC gene encoding crossover junction endodeoxyribonuclease RuvC, whose amino-acid sequence MRILGIDPGLRVTGFGVIDQSGHTLSYVASGVIKTADADLPSRLGTIFEGISTLIRQHSPDQSAIEKVFVNVNPQSTLLLGQARGAAICGLVAGGVPVAEYTALQLKQAVVGYGRATKEQMQQMVVRLLNLSGVPGTDAADALGMAICHAHGGTTLSTLGGIAPSLAKKGLRVRRGRLVG is encoded by the coding sequence ATGAGAATTCTCGGCATCGACCCCGGCCTGCGCGTGACCGGCTTCGGCGTGATCGACCAAAGCGGCCACACGCTCAGCTATGTCGCGAGCGGCGTCATCAAAACCGCCGACGCCGATCTGCCCTCGCGTCTGGGCACCATCTTCGAAGGCATTTCCACCCTGATCCGCCAGCACTCGCCGGATCAATCGGCGATCGAAAAAGTGTTCGTCAACGTCAACCCGCAATCCACCTTGCTGCTCGGCCAGGCACGCGGCGCGGCCATCTGCGGACTGGTCGCGGGCGGCGTGCCAGTCGCCGAATACACCGCCCTGCAACTGAAGCAGGCCGTGGTGGGTTACGGCCGCGCAACCAAGGAGCAGATGCAGCAGATGGTCGTGCGCCTGCTCAATCTCTCCGGCGTACCCGGCACCGACGCCGCCGACGCGCTCGGCATGGCGATCTGCCACGCGCACGGCGGCACGACGCTGAGCACGTTGGGCGGCATCGCGCCTTCGCTGGCGAAGAAAGGTTTGCGCGTGAGGCGCGGACGGCTGGTCGGATAG
- a CDS encoding histidine phosphatase family protein, with product MTTQILFIRHGETDWNRIKRIQGHVDIPLATTGLAQAQRLARRMAEEAKQGARLDAIYSSDLQRAQQTAQPVADALGLPLQLRENLRERSYGAFQGHDSDEIAQRFPDEYAHWQTRDPGFSPPDGESQRALYHRVLHAIEPLVAAHPGGRIACVAHGGVLDCVRRLACGLPLDAPRDYPLLNTSVNAVDFDNGKATIVTWADVSHLDAPSADDSFKKATQPGR from the coding sequence ATGACTACGCAGATTCTGTTCATCCGGCACGGCGAGACCGACTGGAACCGCATCAAGCGCATTCAAGGTCACGTCGACATTCCGCTCGCCACCACTGGGCTGGCGCAAGCGCAACGCCTTGCGCGCCGCATGGCCGAAGAGGCGAAGCAGGGCGCACGGCTCGACGCAATCTATTCGAGCGACCTGCAACGCGCGCAACAAACCGCCCAGCCGGTCGCCGACGCGCTCGGCTTGCCGTTGCAGTTGCGCGAAAATCTGCGCGAGCGTTCATATGGTGCCTTCCAGGGCCATGACAGCGACGAGATCGCCCAGCGCTTCCCCGACGAATACGCGCACTGGCAAACTCGCGACCCTGGCTTCTCGCCGCCGGACGGTGAGTCGCAACGCGCGCTCTACCACCGCGTTCTGCACGCGATCGAGCCACTGGTTGCCGCGCATCCCGGCGGGCGGATTGCCTGCGTCGCGCATGGTGGCGTGCTCGATTGCGTGCGGCGCCTCGCCTGTGGTTTGCCGCTCGATGCGCCGCGTGACTATCCGCTGCTGAACACGAGCGTGAACGCGGTGGATTTCGATAATGGCAAGGCGACGATTGTGACGTGGGCGGACGTCTCGCATCTCGATGCGCCGAGTGCGGACGATAGTTTCAAGAAAGCGACGCAGCCGGGCCGTTGA
- the ruvB gene encoding Holliday junction branch migration DNA helicase RuvB — protein MIETDKLAAERIIAATPVSPNEEAFERALRPRQLEEYVGQEKVRGQLEIFIEAAKRRSESLDHVLLFGPPGLGKTTLAHIIAREMGVNLRQTSGPVLERAGDLAALLTNLEANDVLFIDEIHRLSPVVEEILYPALEDYQIDIMIGEGPAARSVKLDLQPFTLVGATTRAGMLTNPLRDRFGIVARLEFYNAEQLARIVTRSASLLHAQIHPDGAFEIAKRARGTPRIANRLLRRVRDFAEVKADGNITAQVADAALKMLDVDAVGFDLMDRKLLEAILHKFDGGPVGVDNLAAAIGEERDTIEDVLEPYLIQQGFLQRTPRGRVATLLTYRHFGLAAPDSSSSTLPGLWDSAAT, from the coding sequence ATGATCGAAACCGACAAACTCGCCGCCGAGCGCATCATTGCGGCCACGCCCGTCTCGCCGAACGAAGAAGCGTTCGAGCGCGCGTTGCGCCCGCGCCAGCTCGAAGAATATGTCGGGCAGGAAAAAGTGCGCGGCCAGCTGGAAATCTTTATCGAGGCCGCCAAACGCCGCTCCGAATCGCTCGACCACGTGTTGCTGTTCGGGCCGCCGGGTCTCGGCAAAACCACGCTCGCGCACATCATTGCGCGGGAAATGGGTGTCAATCTGCGGCAAACGTCGGGGCCGGTGCTGGAACGCGCCGGCGACTTGGCCGCGCTGCTCACCAACCTCGAAGCGAACGACGTGCTGTTCATCGACGAAATCCACCGGCTCTCGCCGGTCGTCGAAGAAATTCTGTACCCGGCGCTGGAGGATTATCAGATCGACATCATGATCGGCGAAGGGCCGGCCGCGCGCAGCGTGAAGCTGGACCTGCAGCCGTTCACGCTGGTCGGCGCGACCACGCGCGCGGGCATGCTGACCAACCCGCTGCGCGACCGCTTCGGAATCGTGGCGCGGCTCGAGTTTTATAACGCCGAGCAACTGGCGCGCATCGTCACGCGTTCGGCGTCGCTGCTCCATGCGCAGATCCATCCGGACGGCGCGTTCGAAATCGCCAAACGCGCGCGCGGCACGCCGCGGATCGCGAACCGCCTGCTGCGGCGCGTGCGCGACTTCGCCGAGGTGAAGGCCGACGGTAATATCACCGCGCAAGTGGCCGACGCCGCGCTCAAGATGCTCGACGTGGACGCGGTCGGCTTCGACCTGATGGACCGCAAGCTGCTCGAAGCGATTTTGCACAAGTTCGACGGCGGCCCGGTCGGCGTCGACAATCTGGCGGCGGCTATCGGTGAAGAGCGCGACACGATTGAAGACGTGCTCGAACCGTATCTGATCCAGCAGGGCTTCCTGCAGCGCACGCCGCGCGGCCGCGTCGCCACGCTGCTCACGTACCGGCATTTCGGCCTCGCCGCGCCCGACTCGTCGAGCAGCACACTGCCCGGCCTGTGGGATTCGGCCGCGACCTGA